AAGCCACGGCTGACGCATTGTCAAACCAATTTTACTCTTTTCCGGTTCCCTCTCCTTCAAACTCAAAGAGACGATCCTGGCCCTGACGTGATCGCCTTCCTGCAGTACCTTCTTCGTTTCTCTACCCACAAGACGTTTGTTCTTTTCATCAAAAACCATGTAATCGTCGGTAACCTGGCTCATGTGCAGGAGAGCATCAAAAGGACCGATTGAGACAAAGGCCCCAAATTCAACAATCTCAATTACCTCCCCTTCGACGACCTCCTGATGAATCGGTTTAAAGCATATTGCATTGAAAGTGACATCAAAATAAACAGCTCCGTCTCCTTCTATTATCCTTCCCTCCCCCACGTCCTCTATACTCTCAATTCCAATAATCATGCCGTATTCCCTATCAAGCCTCCCCTCAAACTGCTCCCATAGGAGAGAGTTGATTACCGCCTCGAGATCCTCTCCAAGTTTCGATGGTGGTACCCTTACCGTATCACGGAGCTTTATACGTGCATACATAAAATCATCACCGCAGGTTTTGCTCGTATGTGAGGCAATATAAATTTAACTAAGGCGAGACATGTTGATGATAGTAAGCTTGAGTATTTTTAAAAGATCAGAAAATTTAAATACATACTTTGATAAGCAGAGTCATGGTTGTGAGAAAACACATGCCGGTTATACTGATGCTCATATTAGCACTTGCAGGTGTTTCAGCAACAATGGTGTACTTCTCCTCAAAAATAACAGTTGACATACTCCCGAATGACATGAAGGTGAGCCCATCTTCATTCAGCCTGGATATCGCCGCAGGAGGGCACTACGTTAAGAAAATAACCATTAAAAACTACGGAAAAGAGAGGAGGGTCTATTTTGAGGACACCGTTGAGGGTACGGATCCCACAAAGATCGACATTTCGTACCACAGAGAAGATGGCACCAGCATTTCCAGCAGCAACAGGCTGCTAATCCCTGCCGGAAACAGAGATAATCCATCAGAGATTACAATAAACGTGCATATCGATGTTGATGAAGATGCACCCTCCGGTTCATACTCGATCTTTATCTCCTCAAAGGGCTGACCCCAAAAAATTAAAAATACCTTTTGAGTAAGGGCAAGAATGGGAAAAATAGCACTTGTTTCCCTTGGAGGGGCGGGAACGGCTATAATGAGAGAAATAATCAGACTATCCGAAAAGGATTACGACATGTTCAATGTAAACAGCAGGAAGGTACTCGAAGGACCAAAATTTTACGGGTTTGAGGAGATCGAGGTTCTTGCTGATGAATTGAAGGATTACGAATGCGTGGTCATGACCGCCGGACTCGGATCCACCGGTGGGGATGCGCTCGTTAAGCTTCAATCCTGCCTAAAAGATGTTAGGAAAGTCTGTTTTGTTGTGTCCCCATTTTACTTCGAGATAGACAGGCTTATGAGATCAAGAAGTCAGATCAGCCAGATACTGACCGGAAGTTTTGAGGGGGCTGTGGTGGGGCTGAACTCCATACTATCCGGAGAACTGGAGGAAAACGCAGATACCAGAAAGGCTCTGGAAGAAGCAATAAAAAAGTTTGACAGGGAGATGGCATCAATGATCCTGGACATGATGATGGAACTTGAATGAAAAAGGTTATCTACTTGAATGCAATTTTTCACCGATGATTGACGAAAAAAATCTAAAAATTATGGAAGGTATTGCGAAAGGGTTGTCACTTGATGAGATCGCCGAATATGCCGGGGTATCAAAGAAGACAGCGTACAACAGGATTAAAGTTCTTGAAGACATGGGAGTAGTTAAAAAGGTTAAGAGGACATGGGAAATTGATTACAAAAAGGCCGACTGCGATACGATCGGGATTCTGCTCCTTGGGGTGCACAACGACTACGAAGGTTTGCAGAAGATAACATCGAGACTTCAGAAATTTGACTTTGTAGAGAAAATCTACAAACTTGTTGGATCAAACTACAACC
This genomic interval from Archaeoglobus neptunius contains the following:
- the rpoE gene encoding DNA-directed RNA polymerase; the encoded protein is MYARIKLRDTVRVPPSKLGEDLEAVINSLLWEQFEGRLDREYGMIIGIESIEDVGEGRIIEGDGAVYFDVTFNAICFKPIHQEVVEGEVIEIVEFGAFVSIGPFDALLHMSQVTDDYMVFDEKNKRLVGRETKKVLQEGDHVRARIVSLSLKEREPEKSKIGLTMRQPWLGALKWIDEDIEKMEKESEL
- a CDS encoding HTH domain-containing protein; translated protein: MIDEKNLKIMEGIAKGLSLDEIAEYAGVSKKTAYNRIKVLEDMGVVKKVKRTWEIDYKKADCDTIGILLLGVHNDYEGLQKITSRLQKFDFVEKIYKLVGSNYNLLVVVRYKNLKELVSEGEKFFEWLQKSGIKIDSMAQFVGETIKDSQRTILV
- a CDS encoding DUF4832 domain-containing protein — its product is MVVRKHMPVILMLILALAGVSATMVYFSSKITVDILPNDMKVSPSSFSLDIAAGGHYVKKITIKNYGKERRVYFEDTVEGTDPTKIDISYHREDGTSISSSNRLLIPAGNRDNPSEITINVHIDVDEDAPSGSYSIFISSKG